One window of Vicinamibacterales bacterium genomic DNA carries:
- a CDS encoding sensor histidine kinase has protein sequence MTLDRTFVECSVLGFQSVLTTALAITCYVLWLRQRRDYFLTWSAAWFLYVVRLSAMSAFLVRRDMIWLFVHQVMTGLSAMLLLVAAWQFSRGFVWRPWHLVIAPLMVAWAWLTIFGMHSMLVAGVTSTILLASVTIWTGIVFWRARGKRPSGATTVLTWAFVLWGVHHLDYPLLRGFGAAVLYGVFIDVLFLFAISLGLLFLVLGDERARLAARTAELEQLTRLLLRAQEDERRRIARELHDEAGQALTAVKIELDLDGHTSAGARVGQALAQVRDLSNLLRPSALDDLGLAAALRALAADVSERSRLPVALEMSGTHALPADVEVVIYRVMQEALTNAVRHACASMVRARLEVGDRSVILTVEDDGQGLSPGAHPSLGWLGMQERVTAAGGTLSVSGYDVPGVRVEARIPVEISS, from the coding sequence GTGACTCTCGATCGCACGTTTGTCGAGTGCAGCGTCCTGGGCTTCCAGTCGGTGCTGACCACGGCGCTGGCGATCACCTGTTACGTGTTGTGGTTGCGCCAGCGGCGCGACTACTTCCTCACCTGGTCCGCCGCCTGGTTCCTCTACGTGGTGCGGCTGTCGGCGATGTCGGCCTTCCTGGTTCGACGCGACATGATCTGGCTGTTTGTTCACCAGGTCATGACCGGCCTCAGCGCCATGTTGCTGCTGGTGGCCGCCTGGCAGTTCTCGCGGGGCTTCGTCTGGCGCCCGTGGCATCTGGTGATCGCGCCGTTGATGGTCGCCTGGGCGTGGCTGACGATCTTCGGCATGCACAGCATGCTCGTGGCCGGCGTCACCTCGACCATCCTGCTGGCGTCGGTCACCATCTGGACCGGCATCGTGTTCTGGCGCGCCCGTGGAAAACGCCCCAGCGGCGCGACGACGGTGTTGACCTGGGCGTTTGTGCTGTGGGGCGTCCATCATCTCGACTATCCGCTTCTGCGCGGCTTTGGCGCGGCCGTGCTTTACGGTGTCTTCATCGACGTGCTGTTCCTGTTTGCAATCAGCCTCGGTTTGCTCTTCCTGGTCCTCGGCGATGAGCGGGCGCGGTTGGCCGCCAGAACCGCGGAACTCGAACAATTGACCCGGCTGCTGCTGAGGGCGCAAGAAGATGAACGGCGGCGCATCGCCCGTGAATTGCATGACGAGGCCGGGCAGGCCTTGACCGCCGTCAAGATCGAACTCGACCTCGATGGTCACACCAGTGCCGGCGCGCGAGTGGGGCAGGCGCTGGCGCAGGTACGAGACCTCAGCAACCTCTTGCGGCCTTCGGCCCTGGACGATCTGGGCCTCGCCGCCGCGCTCAGGGCCCTCGCGGCCGATGTGTCGGAGCGGTCGCGGCTGCCGGTCGCGCTCGAGATGTCCGGCACGCACGCGCTCCCGGCCGACGTCGAGGTGGTGATCTATCGCGTCATGCAGGAAGCCCTGACCAATGCCGTCCGCCACGCCTGCGCCAGCATGGTGCGCGCGCGTCTCGAGGTCGGCGATCGCAGCGTGATCCTGACTGTGGAAGATGATGGGCAGGGGCTGTCGCCCGGCGCCCATCCCAGCCTGGGCTGGCTCGGCATGCAGGAGCGCGTCACCGCGGCAGGCGGCACGCTCTCGGTGTCCGGTTATGACGTCCCGGGTGTGCGCGTCGAGGCGCGGATTCCTGTGGAGATCAGCTCGTGA
- a CDS encoding aldolase/citrate lyase family protein has product MRARVVIALVTTVAAGSLVVGQSPKRLNPVIELLSQKKPVFGLYAPANRRMGGGRPGAAPGSVVTPPVELPQKTAVQLAAEALANKNTDFIFDGTMEGGMERGLPPFTAFVKGMSGSGSFLKSPNGMFTHPLVVKMHEIAPDPKVAAVSIGQQLNVGVSGIMFVSVESAAEVKAGIDAMRFKSKGGTRAEDVGQAPALWGMSEKEYKDKADLWPLNPNGELINWTIVESKEGLEKVREIAAVKGIGVLWPGAGTLRGIFSTVQPDGTRKLDEAAWEASIQKVLAACKEFNVPCGYPANATDIEMRMKQGFSVFVMNWGDAGFKAIEVGKKAAGR; this is encoded by the coding sequence ATGCGTGCACGCGTCGTAATTGCTCTGGTCACTACCGTGGCTGCGGGATCGCTGGTCGTCGGCCAGTCCCCCAAGCGGCTCAACCCCGTTATTGAATTGCTGTCGCAGAAGAAGCCGGTCTTCGGCCTCTATGCCCCAGCCAACCGGCGGATGGGCGGCGGCCGCCCTGGCGCGGCGCCGGGCAGCGTCGTCACGCCGCCGGTCGAGTTGCCGCAGAAGACCGCGGTTCAGCTCGCGGCCGAAGCGCTGGCCAACAAGAACACCGACTTCATTTTTGACGGAACGATGGAAGGCGGCATGGAACGCGGGCTGCCGCCGTTCACGGCATTTGTGAAGGGGATGTCAGGCTCGGGCTCATTCCTCAAATCGCCAAATGGCATGTTCACTCACCCGCTGGTCGTGAAGATGCACGAGATCGCGCCGGACCCGAAGGTCGCCGCGGTCAGCATCGGCCAGCAGCTCAACGTCGGCGTGAGCGGCATCATGTTCGTGTCGGTTGAGAGCGCCGCCGAAGTGAAGGCCGGCATCGACGCCATGCGCTTCAAGTCCAAGGGCGGCACGCGCGCCGAAGACGTCGGCCAGGCGCCGGCGCTGTGGGGCATGAGCGAGAAGGAATACAAGGACAAGGCCGACCTCTGGCCGCTCAACCCGAACGGCGAGCTGATCAACTGGACCATCGTCGAAAGCAAGGAAGGCCTCGAGAAGGTCCGCGAGATCGCGGCCGTCAAGGGCATCGGCGTGCTGTGGCCCGGCGCCGGCACGCTGCGCGGTATCTTCTCGACGGTGCAGCCAGACGGCACTCGTAAGCTGGACGAAGCGGCGTGGGAAGCGTCGATTCAGAAGGTGCTGGCGGCGTGCAAGGAATTCAACGTGCCGTGCGGCTACCCCGCCAACGCCACCGACATCGAGATGCGCATGAAGCAGGGCTTCAGCGTGTTCGTGATGAACTGGGGCGATGCCGGCTTCAAGGCGATTGAAGTCGGCAAGAAGGCGGCCGGCCGCTAG
- a CDS encoding NAD(P)-dependent oxidoreductase yields the protein MLAPSPAISPSTPSALAPLRVLSISHRTHGMDGLAALAATPGAAAEIHASMTSHGIESILLTTCNRVELYWCCRDPQDDVVAAGSLATAIGARPEDLTGPASWLAGEAAAHHLFRVCTGLESAVVGEAEVLGQARRALDTSRGARRFMVGVFRGAIRAGRAARAETAIGQGAVSVASTGIHWLSARVPLADCRVLIVGAGDTARKVARHLKAAGAGSLVIANRTAARAVELARGVSAEAVGLDALQDEILRADAIISAVNGSEWLITREHLRARHAGGRPLFIVDLSMPPSVEPVVAGGVERIDLGLLAEAADATRAQRSSEAPRVEAVIARELAWLRRWADREALRPSASGGTGATASRAGQAEA from the coding sequence GTGCTTGCTCCTTCGCCAGCGATATCGCCGTCAACGCCCTCCGCGCTCGCGCCTCTCCGCGTTCTGTCGATCAGCCATCGGACTCACGGCATGGACGGCCTCGCCGCCCTGGCGGCCACACCGGGCGCCGCCGCCGAAATTCACGCTTCGATGACCAGCCACGGCATCGAGTCCATCCTGCTGACGACCTGCAATCGGGTCGAGTTGTACTGGTGCTGCCGCGATCCCCAGGACGATGTGGTCGCGGCCGGCAGCCTGGCGACGGCCATTGGTGCGCGCCCTGAGGACCTTACCGGGCCCGCGTCATGGCTGGCCGGCGAGGCGGCCGCCCACCATCTGTTCCGGGTTTGTACCGGCCTCGAGTCGGCGGTGGTCGGCGAAGCCGAGGTGCTGGGGCAGGCGCGCCGGGCACTGGACACCTCGCGCGGCGCCCGCCGCTTCATGGTCGGCGTCTTTCGTGGCGCCATTCGCGCCGGCCGCGCCGCCCGTGCGGAAACCGCCATCGGCCAGGGCGCCGTGTCCGTGGCGTCAACCGGCATTCACTGGCTGTCGGCGCGGGTGCCTCTCGCCGATTGCCGCGTCTTGATCGTCGGCGCGGGAGACACCGCGCGAAAGGTCGCCCGCCACTTGAAGGCCGCCGGCGCCGGGTCGCTGGTCATCGCCAACCGGACCGCCGCTCGTGCCGTGGAACTGGCTCGTGGCGTCAGCGCCGAGGCCGTCGGGCTTGACGCCCTTCAGGACGAAATCCTCCGCGCCGACGCCATCATCTCGGCCGTGAACGGCAGCGAGTGGTTGATCACCCGCGAGCACTTGCGCGCGCGGCATGCCGGCGGGCGGCCGCTGTTCATTGTTGACCTGTCGATGCCGCCGAGCGTCGAGCCCGTCGTGGCCGGTGGCGTTGAACGCATCGACTTGGGCCTTCTCGCGGAGGCGGCCGACGCCACCCGCGCGCAGCGGTCGAGCGAGGCGCCCCGTGTGGAGGCCGTGATTGCGCGGGAACTGGCGTGGCTGCGGCGGTGGGCGGACCGCGAGGCGCTTCGGCCGTCGGCCTCAGGCGGGACCGGCGCGACCGCATCACGCGCCGGGCAGGCCGAGGCATGA
- a CDS encoding response regulator transcription factor — protein sequence MSKAGVRVILADDHTLVRAGIRRIIESRSGCVVVGEAANGDEAVDTLRTVAADVLVLDLKMEGLDGIEVLRVAKAERPDLKVIVLTMHAGREYVVRAMEEGANGYLLKDSAVQDLTASIDAVMAGRTYFSPAIQQQMAALLKGSSPAMPDLRALTDREREVLILLARGLTTKEIAATLDIGTRTVETHRANLMRKLGVRSVALLTQVAIREGIVDLPSP from the coding sequence GTGAGCAAGGCCGGGGTGCGGGTGATCCTCGCCGACGATCACACGCTCGTGCGCGCCGGCATTCGCCGGATCATCGAGTCGCGTTCGGGATGTGTCGTCGTGGGCGAAGCTGCCAACGGCGACGAGGCGGTCGACACCCTGCGAACGGTCGCGGCCGACGTGCTGGTGCTCGACCTGAAGATGGAAGGCCTCGACGGGATCGAGGTGCTGCGCGTGGCCAAGGCCGAGCGCCCCGATCTGAAGGTGATCGTCCTGACCATGCACGCCGGCCGCGAATACGTGGTCCGGGCCATGGAAGAGGGAGCCAACGGCTACCTGCTGAAGGATTCCGCCGTCCAGGACCTGACCGCGTCGATCGATGCCGTGATGGCCGGCCGGACGTATTTCAGTCCGGCGATTCAGCAGCAGATGGCGGCGCTTCTCAAGGGCAGCAGCCCCGCCATGCCCGATCTGCGCGCCCTGACCGACCGTGAACGGGAGGTCCTGATCCTGCTGGCCCGTGGTTTGACGACCAAGGAGATTGCCGCGACGCTGGACATCGGCACCCGCACGGTCGAGACGCATCGGGCAAACCTGATGCGCAAGCTGGGCGTGCGATCGGTGGCGCTGCTCACGCAGGTGGCGATCCGCGAAGGCATCGTCGATCTGCCGTCTCCGTAG
- a CDS encoding ankyrin repeat domain-containing protein: MKRLATVLAIVGLVASLQAAPTAPIADAAMARDAAAVKKLLKEGVDVNAAQGDGMTALHWAALNGDAELASMLLYAGANVGARTRLGGYTPLHLAAQIGNASVIAPLIAAGSVVSATTATGATALMQASHAGSTESVRMLIENGADLNIKETANGQTALMFAAAADRVDVVRMLIARGADVGLTSRVQDLSALTMTADVDQNGVPRPAPARGPGPDVPGVTRQFNYNELIGKHGGLAALHFAARQGALPTVEALVKGGANINQRGAGDRTTAMLVAAINGHFDTVSYLLDNGADPNLASEGGVTPLYAVINVQWQPRSFYPQPRAYLQQKMGYLELMTRLLDQGADPNARTNRNTWFTQYNFDLLRTDDSGASPFWRAAYASDIAAMKLLISRGADPNVPTMKPAGGRDFQGGTRSGDASAAPQRPALPVGGPGTPPLVAAAGAGYSEGFAGNAHRFAPTGMMAAVKYLVEEVGVDVNAEDEDGSTAVHNAASRGDNEMIRYLVSKGADVKIVNRRGQTTVDMANGPVQRTQPYPETIKLLEGLGARNNHKCVSC, translated from the coding sequence ATGAAGAGACTCGCTACCGTCCTCGCCATCGTCGGTCTCGTTGCTTCTCTCCAGGCAGCGCCCACCGCGCCAATTGCCGATGCGGCCATGGCGAGGGACGCCGCCGCGGTGAAGAAGCTCCTGAAGGAAGGCGTGGACGTGAACGCCGCCCAGGGCGACGGCATGACGGCGCTCCACTGGGCCGCGCTCAACGGTGACGCCGAACTCGCCTCGATGCTGCTGTATGCCGGCGCCAACGTCGGCGCCAGGACGCGCCTCGGCGGCTACACGCCGCTGCACCTCGCGGCCCAGATCGGCAATGCCTCCGTGATCGCCCCACTGATCGCCGCCGGCTCGGTCGTATCGGCCACCACCGCGACGGGCGCCACGGCGCTGATGCAGGCGTCGCATGCCGGCAGCACCGAATCGGTGCGCATGCTGATTGAGAACGGCGCCGACCTGAACATCAAAGAGACCGCCAACGGCCAGACGGCGCTGATGTTCGCCGCCGCCGCCGATCGCGTGGACGTCGTCAGGATGCTGATCGCGCGCGGCGCCGACGTCGGCCTCACCTCACGTGTCCAGGATCTGTCCGCCCTCACCATGACCGCCGACGTCGACCAGAACGGCGTGCCGCGTCCGGCGCCTGCTCGCGGCCCGGGTCCGGACGTGCCGGGCGTGACGCGCCAGTTCAATTACAACGAGCTGATCGGCAAGCACGGCGGCCTCGCGGCCCTGCATTTCGCGGCCCGTCAGGGCGCGCTGCCCACCGTCGAAGCCCTGGTCAAGGGCGGCGCCAACATCAACCAGCGCGGCGCCGGCGACCGGACCACGGCGATGCTGGTGGCCGCCATCAACGGCCACTTCGACACCGTGAGCTACCTGCTCGACAACGGCGCCGACCCGAACCTGGCGAGCGAAGGCGGCGTGACGCCGCTTTATGCGGTGATCAACGTCCAGTGGCAGCCGCGTTCGTTCTATCCGCAGCCGCGCGCCTACCTGCAGCAGAAGATGGGCTACCTCGAGCTGATGACCAGGCTGCTCGACCAGGGCGCCGACCCCAACGCCCGCACCAATCGCAACACCTGGTTCACGCAGTACAACTTCGACCTGCTGCGCACCGACGATTCGGGCGCCAGCCCGTTCTGGCGCGCCGCCTACGCCAGCGACATCGCGGCGATGAAGCTGTTGATCTCGCGTGGCGCCGACCCCAACGTTCCCACCATGAAGCCGGCGGGTGGCCGCGACTTCCAGGGCGGCACCCGCAGTGGCGACGCCAGTGCCGCGCCCCAGCGGCCGGCCCTGCCGGTTGGCGGACCCGGCACGCCGCCGCTGGTTGCCGCGGCCGGCGCCGGCTACAGCGAGGGTTTCGCCGGTAACGCGCACCGCTTCGCGCCCACCGGCATGATGGCGGCGGTGAAGTATCTGGTCGAGGAAGTGGGCGTGGACGTCAACGCCGAAGACGAGGACGGCAGCACCGCCGTGCACAACGCCGCGTCACGCGGCGACAACGAGATGATTCGCTATCTCGTGTCGAAGGGCGCCGACGTGAAGATCGTGAATCGTCGCGGCCAGACGACGGTGGACATGGCCAATGGGCCGGTGCAGCGCACGCAGCCGTACCCCGAGACCATCAAGTTGCTTGAGGGTCTCGGGGCCAGGAACAATCACAAGTGCGTTAGCTGCTAG
- a CDS encoding DUF1552 domain-containing protein gives MNIITGKHLDRRTVLKGLGATIALPLLDAMVPARAAAATRKVRLVAMEMVHGSAGSTAFGIQKNLWAPATTGAAFDLSPTSMAPLEPWRDYITIVSNTDVRNAEAFLPPEIGGDHFRSAAVFLTQSHPHQTQGSDLKAGTSLDQLFAQKYGQETPMPSMQLCVENVDQAGGCFYGYSCAYTDSISWASPSEPLPMIRDPRAVFDQLFGIGATPEARAARRRRDRSILDWVTQSTNQLKASLGATDRARLSDYLDDVREIERRIQKVEAQNAAGDQRTLPGAPIGVPDSYDEHVKLMFDMQVVAFASDVTRVVAFKLSRDVSNRVYPETGVNTGFHIASHHQDRDDRILELAKINKYHVSLIPYFLKKLKETPDGDSNLLENSLLIYGSPMGN, from the coding sequence ATGAACATCATCACCGGCAAGCACCTGGATCGCCGCACCGTCCTGAAGGGCCTCGGCGCCACCATTGCCTTGCCGCTCCTCGACGCCATGGTGCCGGCGCGCGCGGCCGCCGCGACCCGCAAGGTCCGCCTGGTCGCCATGGAGATGGTGCACGGCTCGGCGGGCAGCACCGCGTTCGGCATCCAGAAGAACCTCTGGGCGCCGGCGACCACCGGCGCCGCGTTCGACCTCAGCCCCACCAGCATGGCGCCACTCGAGCCGTGGCGTGACTACATCACCATTGTCAGCAACACCGACGTGCGCAACGCCGAGGCGTTCCTGCCGCCAGAGATTGGCGGCGACCACTTCCGCTCCGCGGCCGTGTTCCTGACGCAGTCGCATCCGCACCAGACGCAGGGCTCGGACCTCAAGGCCGGTACCTCGCTCGACCAGTTGTTCGCGCAGAAGTACGGCCAGGAAACGCCGATGCCGTCGATGCAGTTGTGCGTGGAGAACGTCGACCAGGCCGGCGGCTGCTTCTACGGCTACTCGTGCGCCTACACCGACTCCATCAGCTGGGCCTCGCCGAGCGAGCCGCTGCCGATGATTCGCGATCCGCGCGCGGTGTTCGACCAGCTCTTCGGCATCGGCGCCACGCCCGAAGCGCGGGCGGCCCGCCGCCGCCGCGACCGCAGCATCCTCGACTGGGTGACGCAGTCCACCAACCAGTTGAAGGCCAGCCTCGGCGCCACCGACCGGGCCCGCCTCAGCGATTACCTGGACGACGTGCGGGAGATCGAGCGGCGCATCCAGAAGGTGGAAGCGCAGAACGCCGCGGGCGACCAGCGCACGCTGCCGGGCGCGCCCATCGGCGTGCCGGATTCCTACGACGAGCACGTCAAGCTGATGTTCGACATGCAGGTGGTGGCGTTCGCGTCGGACGTCACCCGCGTCGTGGCCTTCAAGCTGAGCCGCGATGTCTCGAACCGCGTCTATCCGGAAACCGGCGTCAACACCGGCTTCCACATCGCCTCGCATCACCAGGACCGCGACGATCGCATCCTGGAGCTGGCGAAAATCAACAAGTACCACGTCAGCCTGATCCCGTACTTCCTCAAGAAGCTGAAGGAGACGCCGGACGGCGACAGCAACCTGCTCGAGAACTCGCTCCTGATCTACGGCTCGCCGATGGGCAACTAG
- the hemC gene encoding hydroxymethylbilane synthase, translated as MKLRLGTRGSALALWQSRHIAARLAAAHAGLEVELVEIVSAGDRILDVPLWHVEGTGFFTAALEQALMAGHIDVAVHSYKDLPVESSAALVVAAIPSRGPVEDVLCARDGLTFERLPAGARVGTCSTRRMAQARLLRADLDLVPLRGNLPTRVARVGADLDAVILARAGLERLGLEHTITETFSTGVIMPAPAQGALAVQCRATEADVCRRLAVLDDPPSRRAVDAERALLHALGGGCSVPVGAIATALPAGIHLAAGVFGVRTPIAIRLAMTGADPVALGRLAAARLVEQGAGDILAECASAPVRAPA; from the coding sequence ATGAAACTGCGCCTCGGCACGCGCGGAAGTGCGCTGGCGTTGTGGCAGAGCCGCCATATTGCCGCCCGTCTGGCCGCGGCTCATGCCGGTCTCGAGGTCGAACTGGTGGAAATCGTGTCGGCGGGCGATCGCATCCTCGATGTGCCGCTCTGGCACGTCGAGGGAACGGGGTTCTTCACCGCGGCCTTGGAGCAGGCGCTGATGGCGGGACACATCGACGTCGCCGTTCACAGCTACAAAGACCTGCCGGTGGAGTCGAGCGCCGCGCTCGTGGTGGCGGCCATCCCCAGCCGCGGTCCCGTGGAAGACGTGCTGTGCGCCCGCGATGGCCTGACCTTCGAGCGGCTGCCTGCCGGCGCCCGCGTCGGCACCTGCAGCACGCGACGCATGGCGCAAGCGCGCCTGCTTCGCGCCGACCTCGACCTCGTGCCATTGCGCGGGAACCTTCCGACGCGCGTCGCACGAGTAGGCGCGGACCTCGACGCCGTGATCCTGGCACGCGCCGGGCTCGAGCGGCTCGGCCTCGAGCACACGATCACGGAAACGTTCTCGACGGGCGTGATCATGCCTGCTCCCGCTCAAGGCGCCTTGGCGGTGCAATGCCGAGCGACGGAGGCGGACGTCTGCCGCCGGCTTGCGGTCCTCGACGACCCTCCATCCAGGCGGGCGGTTGACGCCGAGCGCGCCTTGCTGCACGCGCTGGGTGGCGGGTGCTCGGTCCCGGTCGGGGCGATTGCCACGGCGCTGCCCGCGGGCATCCACCTTGCGGCCGGTGTTTTTGGCGTGCGGACCCCGATCGCGATTCGCCTGGCGATGACTGGCGCCGACCCGGTCGCGCTTGGGCGCCTCGCGGCAGCGCGCCTTGTCGAGCAAGGGGCAGGCGACATTCTCGCGGAGTGTGCGTCAGCGCCCGTACGAGCACCGGCATGA
- a CDS encoding uroporphyrinogen-III synthase encodes MSRTGSHSAPWRVAVTRDEPDDGALSRALRHQGFVPVWCKVLEEQAPVDPHPLHAAAEALADFDLIVFSSARAARAVTRARSTPWPAGVRTAAVGPRTAEAVVRAGVQTSPLVGDGDGAAALWTVLAGEDWRGRRVLLPAVAEGHPLLATQLRAAGAAVEEVVAYRMVPRPQADILSDWSAAGPDAVVVASPSVAHGLVRALGADGLAALAAIVAIGPTTSAALAAEGVPHHVSPRADFETVAQLLRTLCPAVP; translated from the coding sequence ATGTCACGCACAGGGTCTCACTCGGCGCCATGGCGAGTGGCGGTGACCAGGGACGAACCGGACGATGGCGCATTGAGCCGGGCCTTGCGCCATCAGGGCTTTGTCCCCGTGTGGTGCAAGGTCCTGGAGGAGCAGGCGCCGGTTGATCCTCATCCGCTTCACGCGGCCGCCGAGGCCCTGGCGGATTTCGACCTGATCGTGTTCTCGAGTGCCCGTGCGGCCCGGGCCGTCACGCGTGCCCGCTCAACACCATGGCCGGCGGGCGTGCGCACGGCTGCCGTGGGCCCGCGGACCGCGGAGGCCGTGGTTCGTGCCGGCGTGCAAACATCGCCGCTGGTGGGCGATGGCGACGGCGCGGCCGCATTGTGGACCGTCCTCGCCGGCGAAGACTGGCGTGGCCGGCGGGTGCTATTGCCGGCAGTGGCAGAAGGGCATCCCCTGCTTGCCACCCAGTTGCGCGCAGCGGGTGCGGCAGTGGAAGAAGTCGTCGCCTACCGCATGGTTCCAAGGCCCCAGGCGGATATTCTCTCGGACTGGAGCGCCGCTGGTCCCGACGCCGTCGTGGTCGCGAGTCCGTCCGTGGCGCACGGTCTGGTGCGTGCACTCGGTGCGGACGGACTGGCCGCGTTGGCGGCGATCGTGGCGATCGGTCCGACGACGTCAGCGGCGCTGGCGGCCGAAGGCGTTCCGCATCACGTGTCTCCGCGAGCCGACTTCGAGACGGTCGCGCAACTCCTGCGGACACTGTGCCCGGCCGTGCCGTGA